In Deltaproteobacteria bacterium, the DNA window GGAATTGGGCTCCCTCTACGGACTTCTCTACCAGGGTGCTGGAAATTTGGGAGAATGTCTGGCCTTCGGGCGCATCGCCGGAAGGGAAGCTGCCAAGGAATCTCTTAGGGATTAAAGCGGTCGGGTTACCTCTTTGCTCCTGTTATCTCCATGGATTCACGGAAGAGTAATTTTATAATTAAAAGCGCTCCTTGATCCTTCTCTCGGGGAACCCAGTGAGTAGAGCCATCAATGGTAAGACGCAAAGGACCTGTATAAGGAATTCTCATCCTCACGGTCTGGAAATGAATCGGGCATGAAAGTTTTAATTTCCAGAGGTTCCCTTCCGGACGTAAATCGCCCCGGGGATTCGGATCGTAATACCCGGCCGCTTCAAGATTGCCAAAATGGATCTCTCGGAGAATTAAACCTTCAGCCAGAA includes these proteins:
- a CDS encoding DUF1850 domain-containing protein produces the protein HPTPEKPKSVMKRKNIPFIILLFFSLFAYMGCLPYGREGTLVGIDILKEGEREEVLRVKVKEGSTLSLAFTHSLYHTPQIEIYTVLAEGLILREIHFGNLEAAGYYDPNPRGDLRPEGNLWKLKLSCPIHFQTVRMRIPYTGPLRLTIDGSTHWVPREKDQGALLIIKLLFRESMEITGAKR